One stretch of Arachis duranensis cultivar V14167 chromosome 1, aradu.V14167.gnm2.J7QH, whole genome shotgun sequence DNA includes these proteins:
- the LOC107466093 gene encoding protein PYRICULARIA ORYZAE RESISTANCE 21, protein MEEKVTIMRLKVDLECNKCYKKVKKVLCKFPQIRDQVYDEKNNIVTITVVCCNPEKLRDKLCCKACGTIKSIEIVEPPKPKPQPEKPKPKPPEKPKDPEKPKQPEKPKDPEKPKEPPKPKEPEKPKEPPPAPEPAPEPAPAPVPVPVPVPVPAPAPPPAPAPDPPPPPPPAPAPAPPPPCDPVPVCPPAPPSAVVPIGMCCGPCYEGRPGGPCFQGYGGPPSWYDGYYERPVYDSYGGGRPCYVSRCDEYFCEDNTSACSVM, encoded by the exons ATGGAAGAGAAG GTGACGATAATGAGACTCAAGGTTGATCTTGAGTGTAACAAGTGCTACAAGAAGGTCAAGAAGGTTCTCTGCAAATTCCCTC aaattcGAGACCAGGTGTACGACGAGAAGAACAACATCGTCACCATCACTGTAGTTTGCTGCAACCCCGAGAAGCTCAGGGATAAGCTCTGCTGCAAAGCCTGTGGCACCATCAAGAGCATTGAGATTGTCGAGCCTCCTAAGCCCAAGCCTCAGCCCGAAAAGCCTAAACCCAAGCCCCCGGAGAAGCCCAAGGATCCAGAGAAGCCTAAGCAACCGGAGAAGCCTAAGGACCCCGAGAAGCCCAAGGAACCACCCAAGCCCAAAGAACCCGAGAAGCCCAAGGAACCACCACCAGCTCCGGAGCCTGCTCCGGAACCAGCTCCTGCTCCGGTTCCGGTGCCAGTACCCGTGCCGGTTCCTGCACCTGCTCCTCCACCAGCTCCGGCTCCTGATCCTCCTCCACCTCCACCTCCGGCTCCGGCTCCAGCACCTCCCCCTCCGTGTGATCCCGTTCCGGTTTGTCCACCGGCACCACCATCGGCGGTGGTTCCAATTGGGATGTGTTGTGGGCCATGTTATGAAGGTCGGCCCGGTGGGCCGTGCTTTCAGGGGTACGGGGGGCCGCCATCGTGGTACGATGGGTATTACGAGAGGCCCGTGTATGACAGTTACGGTGGGGGCAGGCCGTGTTACGTGAGCCGTTGCGATGAATATTTCTGTGAAGATAACACGTCAGCTTGCTCCGTCATGTGA